Proteins encoded together in one Anoxybacillus flavithermus window:
- a CDS encoding DUF3238 domain-containing protein has product MSAPDGYCYGGDNRDFSASASTYRTRVDLSIYWQDRTYGFSKYTSDSIRYNKNDNGTCGSTELARKNAGTSGITAVKEWITSSEAQFQISHSVGLPFLMDVPPNIDYSYSLNIQKSGVTYINGSHDQYPWHEIYRSDNGGTWKTLYQFNPDAAGTNVKYLFPSYPNKKIAVSK; this is encoded by the coding sequence ATATCCGCACCAGATGGTTACTGCTATGGGGGAGACAATCGTGACTTTTCTGCTTCTGCTAGCACTTATCGTACTCGAGTCGATCTCTCGATTTATTGGCAAGATAGGACTTATGGATTTTCAAAATACACAAGCGATTCTATTCGCTATAATAAAAATGATAATGGCACATGTGGTTCAACGGAATTGGCAAGAAAAAATGCTGGGACATCAGGTATAACGGCTGTAAAGGAATGGATTACATCCAGTGAAGCACAATTTCAAATTTCCCATTCTGTTGGATTGCCGTTTCTCATGGATGTCCCACCGAATATTGATTACAGCTATAGTTTAAATATTCAAAAAAGTGGAGTTACTTATATTAATGGTAGTCATGACCAGTATCCTTGGCATGAAATTTATAGATCGGATAATGGGGGAACATGGAAAACTCTGTATCAATTTAATCCTGATGCTGCAGGTACAAATGTCAAATATTTATTCCCTTCGTACCCCAATAAGAAAATCGCAGTGAGTAAGTAA
- a CDS encoding response regulator transcription factor translates to MNNKKILVVDDDEDICCTIKQYLELHHYQVETVHSGVEALKMINDDFDLIVLDIMMEGIDGMELCTIIRDRVDYPIVFVSAKTLEEDKVQALAIGGDDYITKPFSLKELKARIDSHLRREERIRSNERYLLSSKNITIDLLANEVFCKGKKLPLTKKEYEIVKLLMLNKKVVFSKERIFERVWGIDSDSQLDTVTESIKNIRKKIKDVDPETSYIQTLYGLGYKWDVSNEKR, encoded by the coding sequence ATGAATAACAAGAAAATTTTGGTCGTTGATGATGATGAAGATATTTGCTGCACCATTAAACAATATTTGGAGCTTCATCATTATCAGGTAGAAACGGTCCACAGCGGTGTAGAAGCGTTGAAGATGATAAACGACGATTTTGATTTGATTGTGTTGGATATCATGATGGAAGGAATTGACGGAATGGAGCTGTGTACAATCATTCGTGATCGGGTTGATTACCCTATTGTATTTGTTAGTGCTAAAACGCTGGAGGAAGATAAGGTTCAAGCTCTGGCGATCGGTGGGGATGACTACATCACCAAGCCGTTCAGCTTAAAGGAGTTAAAGGCGAGAATTGATTCTCATTTAAGAAGGGAAGAACGGATTCGTTCAAACGAGAGATATCTTTTGAGTTCTAAAAATATTACGATTGATCTTTTGGCTAATGAAGTCTTTTGTAAAGGAAAGAAATTACCGTTAACAAAAAAAGAATATGAGATTGTGAAGTTGTTGATGCTCAATAAAAAGGTCGTTTTCTCCAAAGAAAGAATCTTTGAACGAGTATGGGGGATTGACTCCGACAGCCAGTTAGACACGGTTACAGAAAGCATCAAAAATATTCGAAAAAAAATCAAGGACGTCGATCCAGAAACCTCTTATATTCAAACATTATATGGGCTCGGCTATAAATGGGATGTGAGCAATGAAAAACGATAA
- a CDS encoding IS3 family transposase, which produces MAVQKSQKSFRNKGLRYLKKRSMKDGDIRSKTKKKYKATTNSKHHLPVYPNLLNQQFEADEPNQVWVADITYIWTKEGWLYLASVMDLFSRKIVGWCLSERMTKELVIKALNRAINERKPQPGLIHHSDQGSQYASNEYQAILRQHGMQTSMSRKGNCYDNACAESFHSIIKKELIFHETFTTREEAKQRIFEYLECFYNAERIHSANEYMSPMAYEKMHQQGKKQ; this is translated from the coding sequence ATGGCAGTCCAAAAATCACAAAAATCCTTCAGAAACAAGGGGTTAAGGTATCTCAAAAAACGGTCCATGAAAGATGGTGATATTCGTTCAAAAACAAAGAAAAAATATAAGGCAACCACAAACTCGAAGCATCATTTGCCTGTGTATCCCAACTTATTGAATCAGCAGTTTGAAGCAGATGAGCCGAATCAAGTATGGGTAGCGGATATCACGTATATTTGGACGAAAGAAGGATGGCTGTATTTAGCTTCGGTCATGGATTTGTTTTCTCGTAAAATCGTTGGCTGGTGTCTTTCCGAGCGCATGACAAAAGAGTTAGTGATCAAAGCATTAAACCGGGCCATCAACGAGAGAAAGCCTCAACCAGGTCTGATTCACCATTCAGATCAAGGGAGCCAATATGCATCGAACGAGTATCAAGCCATTTTACGACAGCACGGAATGCAAACCAGCATGAGTCGAAAAGGAAACTGTTATGATAACGCATGTGCGGAATCGTTTCACAGCATCATCAAAAAGGAACTGATTTTCCACGAGACCTTTACAACAAGAGAAGAAGCCAAACAGCGAATTTTCGAATACCTGGAATGTTTTTATAATGCCGAGCGAATTCATTCCGCTAATGAGTACATGTCTCCGATGGCGTATGAGAAGATGCATCAGCAAGGCAAAAAGCAGTGA
- a CDS encoding IS3 family transposase, with protein sequence MCEVLGVSRSGYYAWAKRPESQQKKRQEALKKQIKKIHIDSRETYGSPKITKILQKQGVKVSQKTVHERW encoded by the coding sequence ATGTGTGAAGTCTTAGGCGTTTCAAGAAGTGGATACTATGCATGGGCCAAACGACCCGAAAGTCAACAAAAGAAAAGACAGGAAGCATTGAAAAAGCAAATCAAAAAGATTCATATCGATTCAAGAGAAACGTATGGCAGTCCAAAAATCACAAAAATCCTTCAGAAACAAGGGGTTAAGGTATCTCAAAAAACGGTCCATGAAAGATGGTGA
- the gatB gene encoding Asp-tRNA(Asn)/Glu-tRNA(Gln) amidotransferase subunit GatB, whose product MNFEIVIGLEVHVELKTKSKIFSSSPNAFGAPPNTQTSVIDLGYPGVLPVLNKQAVEYAMKAAMALNCEIATETKFDRKNYFYPDNPKAYQISQYDQPIGQNGWIEIEVNGKKKKIGITRIHLEEDAGKLTHTGDGYSLVDFNRQGTPLIEIVSEPDIRSPEEAYAYLEKLKSIIQYTGVSDCKMEEGSLRCDANISLRPIGSDKFGTKTELKNLNSFNFVRQGLEYEAKRQEKILLSGGVIQQETRRFDEATKTTILMRTKEGSEDYRYFPEPDLVMLYIDDEWKERVRASIPELPDARKKRYVEELGLPEYDAKVLTLTKEMADFFEATVANGADPKLASNWLMVEVSAYLNAEQKELHDIALTPESLASMIKLIQNGTISSKIAKKIFKELVEKGGDPEQIVKQQGLVQISDEATLRKIVLEVLDANPQSIEDFKNGKDRAIGFLVGQIMKATKGQANPPLVNKLLVEEIGKR is encoded by the coding sequence ATGAATTTTGAAATTGTCATCGGACTTGAAGTGCACGTCGAGCTGAAAACGAAATCGAAAATTTTCTCAAGTAGCCCAAACGCATTCGGAGCGCCCCCAAACACACAAACGAGCGTCATTGATTTAGGGTACCCGGGCGTTCTTCCGGTGCTGAATAAACAAGCGGTTGAATACGCGATGAAAGCTGCGATGGCGTTAAACTGCGAAATTGCGACGGAAACGAAGTTTGACCGGAAAAACTATTTTTATCCAGACAACCCGAAAGCGTACCAAATTTCACAATACGACCAACCAATTGGACAAAATGGTTGGATCGAAATTGAAGTGAACGGCAAAAAGAAAAAAATCGGCATTACGCGCATTCATTTAGAAGAAGATGCTGGGAAACTGACGCATACAGGTGACGGCTATTCGTTAGTTGATTTCAACCGTCAAGGCACGCCCCTTATTGAAATCGTATCTGAGCCAGATATTCGTTCACCAGAAGAAGCGTATGCGTATTTAGAAAAATTAAAATCAATCATTCAATATACAGGCGTATCCGATTGCAAAATGGAAGAAGGTTCGCTTCGTTGTGACGCAAACATTTCCCTTCGTCCAATCGGTTCAGACAAGTTCGGTACGAAAACGGAATTGAAAAACTTAAACTCGTTTAACTTCGTCCGTCAAGGATTAGAATACGAAGCGAAGCGCCAAGAGAAAATTTTATTGTCTGGCGGTGTCATCCAGCAAGAAACGCGCCGTTTCGACGAAGCGACGAAAACAACCATTTTAATGCGCACAAAAGAAGGTTCAGAAGACTATCGTTACTTCCCAGAACCAGATTTAGTGATGCTTTATATTGACGATGAGTGGAAAGAACGCGTACGTGCGTCCATTCCAGAACTTCCGGATGCGCGGAAAAAGCGATATGTCGAAGAGCTTGGTTTGCCGGAGTATGATGCGAAAGTATTAACGCTCACAAAAGAAATGGCAGACTTTTTTGAGGCAACGGTTGCAAATGGTGCGGATCCAAAGCTTGCTTCAAACTGGCTCATGGTCGAAGTATCTGCTTATTTAAACGCAGAACAAAAAGAATTACATGACATTGCGTTAACGCCAGAAAGTCTTGCAAGCATGATTAAACTCATTCAAAACGGCACGATTTCGTCAAAAATTGCGAAGAAAATCTTTAAAGAGCTTGTTGAAAAAGGTGGCGATCCAGAGCAAATCGTCAAACAACAAGGGCTTGTGCAAATTTCTGACGAAGCAACGTTGCGCAAAATTGTGTTAGAAGTGCTCGACGCGAATCCACAATCGATCGAAGACTTCAAAAACGGAAAAGACCGTGCGATCGGATTCTTAGTCGGTCAAATTATGAAAGCAACAAAAGGACAAGCCAACCCACCGCTTGTCAATAAGCTGTTAGTAGAGGAAATTGGAAAACGATAA
- the gatA gene encoding Asp-tRNA(Asn)/Glu-tRNA(Gln) amidotransferase subunit GatA gives MSLFDYRISELHSLLHKKEISVSDLVDESFKRIHDVEEKVQAFLTLNEEQARAKAKQLDEKLATEKEFGLLFGMPIGIKDNIVTKGLRTTCASKILYNFDPIYDATVVERLNEADAVTIGKLNMDEFAMGSSTENSGFQLTRNPWDLERVPGGSSGGSAAAVAAGEVPFALGSDTGGSIRQPAAFCGVVGLKPTYGRVSRYGLVAFASSLDQIGPITRTVEDNAYLLQVISGLDPMDSTSANVDVPDYVSALTGDIQGLKIAVPKEYLGEGVSDEVRQSVLQALKVLESLGATWEEVSLPHSKYALATYYLLASSEASANLARFDGVRYGYRTDNAKNLMEMYKQTRSEGFGNEVKRRIMLGTFALSSGYYDAYYKKAQKVRTLIKQDFENVFEKYDVIIGPTTPTPAFKIGEKTSDPLTMYANDILTIPVNLAGVPGISIPCGFVDGLPVGLQIIGKHFDESTIYRVAHAFEQATDYHKQKPTL, from the coding sequence ATGTCATTGTTTGACTACCGCATATCTGAGTTACACAGTTTATTACATAAAAAAGAAATTTCTGTTTCGGATTTAGTGGATGAATCGTTTAAACGCATTCATGACGTAGAGGAAAAAGTACAAGCGTTTTTAACGTTAAACGAAGAACAAGCGCGCGCGAAAGCGAAACAGTTAGATGAAAAACTAGCTACGGAAAAGGAATTTGGTTTGCTTTTTGGGATGCCAATTGGCATTAAAGATAACATTGTGACAAAAGGGCTTCGCACAACGTGTGCCAGCAAAATTTTGTACAACTTCGACCCGATTTACGATGCGACGGTTGTAGAGCGTTTAAACGAAGCTGATGCAGTAACGATCGGTAAATTAAATATGGACGAGTTTGCGATGGGATCATCGACAGAAAACTCTGGTTTTCAACTCACGCGCAACCCGTGGGATTTAGAGCGCGTGCCAGGTGGTTCAAGCGGTGGTTCAGCAGCAGCAGTGGCGGCAGGAGAAGTGCCATTTGCGCTTGGATCAGACACAGGTGGATCGATTCGCCAGCCAGCAGCGTTTTGTGGCGTCGTTGGTTTAAAACCAACGTACGGCCGCGTATCGCGCTATGGGCTTGTTGCGTTTGCGTCTTCGCTTGATCAAATTGGTCCGATTACGCGCACCGTTGAAGATAATGCATACTTACTACAAGTCATTTCTGGATTGGATCCGATGGATTCTACATCCGCAAATGTCGATGTACCAGATTATGTTTCTGCCTTAACAGGTGACATTCAAGGTTTAAAAATTGCCGTGCCGAAAGAATATTTGGGCGAAGGTGTATCAGACGAAGTTCGCCAATCTGTTCTTCAAGCGCTAAAAGTGTTAGAAAGCCTCGGCGCAACGTGGGAAGAAGTATCGCTCCCTCATTCAAAATACGCCCTTGCGACGTACTATTTATTAGCGTCTTCGGAAGCATCGGCAAACCTTGCCCGTTTTGACGGTGTTCGCTACGGGTATCGGACAGATAATGCGAAAAATTTAATGGAGATGTACAAGCAAACGCGCAGCGAAGGGTTCGGCAACGAAGTGAAGCGCCGCATTATGCTCGGAACGTTTGCGTTAAGCTCGGGCTACTATGATGCGTACTACAAAAAAGCGCAAAAAGTGCGGACGCTCATTAAACAAGACTTTGAAAACGTCTTTGAAAAATACGACGTCATTATCGGACCAACAACCCCAACGCCAGCGTTTAAAATTGGTGAAAAAACGAGCGATCCATTAACAATGTACGCAAACGACATTTTAACGATCCCAGTAAACCTTGCCGGTGTTCCAGGTATTTCGATTCCATGCGGATTTGTCGACGGGCTTCCGGTTGGTTTGCAAATTATCGGCAAACATTTCGATGAAAGTACGATTTACCGCGTCGCTCATGCGTTCGAACAAGCAACAGACTATCATAAACAAAAACCAACGTTGTAA
- a CDS encoding lanthionine synthetase LanC family protein, with translation MDCAVSGMKLASKRLYNIFSPSFCHGLSGVAYICNRFYEETNISDFKEAACKLVDDIIKFYNEEFPFGFKNIEESEGSTKYYDYVGLIDGTAGILLTILAIQNSKKTPWDCAFLLSEV, from the coding sequence ATTGATTGTGCTGTCAGCGGAATGAAACTGGCAAGCAAACGGCTTTACAACATTTTTTCTCCTTCCTTCTGTCATGGTTTATCGGGAGTTGCGTATATATGCAACAGATTTTATGAAGAAACGAATATCAGCGATTTTAAGGAAGCCGCCTGCAAATTAGTCGATGATATAATAAAATTTTATAATGAGGAATTCCCTTTTGGCTTCAAAAATATTGAGGAGAGCGAAGGAAGCACGAAATATTATGATTATGTGGGACTAATCGATGGAACAGCGGGAATTTTATTGACGATATTAGCTATACAAAACTCGAAAAAAACGCCTTGGGATTGTGCATTTTTATTATCTGAAGTTTAA
- a CDS encoding thiol-disulfide oxidoreductase DCC family protein gives MSKILVLYDSWCPICMRVKENIHKLDWFNLIELESIREENNLNIPITDLEKEMYCINLETGKITKGIDAIASISARLPLMMLFWLPLKLSSYFVFGHKLYNYIAKTRIIIPVNNCDGDTCNIK, from the coding sequence GTGAGTAAAATCTTAGTATTGTATGATAGCTGGTGTCCAATCTGTATGAGAGTTAAAGAAAATATCCATAAGCTAGATTGGTTTAACCTTATTGAACTAGAGAGTATTAGAGAAGAAAATAATTTAAATATACCTATCACTGACCTTGAAAAAGAAATGTATTGTATAAACTTAGAAACAGGAAAAATCACAAAAGGTATTGACGCAATCGCTTCTATTTCAGCAAGACTTCCGTTGATGATGTTATTTTGGTTACCTTTAAAATTATCAAGCTACTTTGTTTTTGGTCATAAACTCTACAATTATATAGCTAAAACCAGAATAATTATTCCGGTTAATAACTGTGATGGAGACACCTGCAATATAAAATAA
- the gatC gene encoding Asp-tRNA(Asn)/Glu-tRNA(Gln) amidotransferase subunit GatC: MSRISIEQVKHVAHLARLAITEEEATMFAKQLDAIITFAEQLNELDTENVPPTSHVLNMKNVMREDVPTAGLPLEDVLKNAPDHQDGQFRVPAILE, encoded by the coding sequence ATGTCACGAATTTCAATCGAACAAGTAAAACACGTCGCGCATTTAGCACGTTTAGCGATTACAGAGGAAGAAGCAACAATGTTTGCGAAACAATTAGACGCCATTATTACGTTTGCGGAGCAGTTAAATGAGCTAGATACTGAAAATGTTCCACCAACGTCACATGTATTAAATATGAAAAATGTGATGCGGGAAGATGTACCGACAGCTGGTCTTCCGTTAGAAGACGTATTGAAAAACGCACCAGACCATCAAGACGGGCAATTCCGAGTACCAGCCATTTTAGAGTAA
- a CDS encoding MFS transporter, whose translation MKLLVSQYSKIKKVVHSQPWSAPFLGALFLDSFGSGLTMPFLVLFFLKTSGLSLEQVGQMLSISALAGLLAIPVCGVIVDRLGAKPAALASFWLRGIGTLGYLIFHNIWGLTIAATIVVWGQRAWPVVNQTIISQLVSSENRTMWFGSSRSLRNLGNSLGMLIGTGIIAIFNTPFAYGTLIFIDAFSFLIAAVLIAKIPLRNQSIIKKEPISKKVWAIRFSYDSNLMRFLVAVAPMTFMYVVLVFAMPAFIKEISPDLSWISGLLFTVNSLSVIVLQVPLLFFTHRLNDLQKIIVGSVVLGLSYIIFLGSTFLASAHLNFFVPLLFVGILLFSCGEQLFYPASATIVGEIGPAEKRGKSISSYQLLYGISNAIGPFIVGYLLTRNISFCWLFFVVLAFVGVFLQCMLLPNIIEQSRSRESTIL comes from the coding sequence ATGAAGTTGCTAGTTTCTCAATATTCGAAAATAAAGAAAGTAGTTCATTCACAACCTTGGAGTGCGCCCTTTCTAGGGGCATTGTTTCTAGATTCGTTCGGATCGGGGTTAACCATGCCATTTTTAGTTCTTTTTTTTCTAAAGACGAGTGGTCTTTCGTTGGAGCAAGTAGGTCAAATGCTATCGATTAGTGCATTGGCTGGATTACTGGCCATACCTGTCTGCGGTGTAATCGTGGATCGATTAGGTGCAAAGCCTGCTGCTCTTGCAAGTTTTTGGTTACGAGGAATCGGAACTCTTGGATATTTGATATTCCATAATATTTGGGGATTGACAATCGCAGCGACCATTGTTGTCTGGGGACAGCGGGCATGGCCAGTTGTGAACCAAACGATCATCTCACAACTTGTCTCCAGCGAGAATAGAACGATGTGGTTTGGAAGTTCTCGAAGTTTACGGAATTTGGGGAATTCTTTAGGAATGCTCATAGGTACAGGTATCATAGCAATATTTAATACACCATTTGCTTATGGGACGTTAATATTCATAGATGCATTCAGTTTTCTTATTGCAGCCGTGTTGATTGCAAAAATTCCGTTGCGCAACCAATCAATTATAAAAAAAGAGCCGATTTCCAAAAAGGTTTGGGCTATTCGTTTTTCATACGACTCAAACTTAATGCGTTTTTTGGTAGCAGTTGCTCCGATGACCTTTATGTACGTTGTTTTAGTTTTCGCAATGCCTGCTTTTATAAAGGAGATAAGTCCAGACCTTAGCTGGATTTCTGGTTTGTTATTTACAGTAAACAGCCTTTCCGTTATTGTCCTTCAGGTTCCGCTGTTGTTTTTTACACATCGCTTGAACGATTTGCAAAAAATAATCGTCGGTTCGGTTGTTTTAGGCTTATCTTATATCATTTTCTTAGGAAGTACATTTTTAGCATCTGCACACTTGAACTTTTTTGTTCCACTTCTTTTCGTCGGAATTCTTCTCTTTAGTTGTGGAGAACAACTTTTTTATCCAGCGTCTGCAACAATTGTGGGGGAAATTGGTCCGGCTGAGAAAAGAGGGAAAAGCATTTCGAGTTATCAGCTCCTTTATGGAATCAGTAACGCGATCGGTCCCTTCATTGTAGGATATTTATTAACAAGAAATATTTCCTTCTGTTGGTTGTTTTTTGTGGTGCTTGCTTTTGTTGGCGTATTCCTACAGTGTATGTTATTACCCAATATAATTGAACAATCGCGTTCTCGTGAATCAACAATATTATAG
- a CDS encoding transposase — protein MTRRFDKEFKIHAVKLVVEEGKAVAQTAKQLDISPKTLHKWVADYKKDAEHSFVGSGNLKPEDREKRELQKRVRDLEEENAILKKAMSIFAKNQK, from the coding sequence ATGACAAGACGTTTTGATAAAGAATTCAAAATACATGCAGTAAAATTAGTGGTTGAGGAAGGAAAGGCGGTCGCTCAAACCGCAAAACAACTCGATATTTCGCCAAAAACGCTTCATAAATGGGTCGCAGATTATAAAAAAGATGCTGAGCATAGCTTTGTCGGGAGTGGAAACCTCAAGCCAGAAGATCGTGAAAAGCGTGAACTTCAAAAACGTGTTCGGGATCTGGAGGAGGAAAACGCTATTTTAAAAAAGGCCATGAGCATCTTCGCCAAAAACCAGAAGTAA
- the ade gene encoding adenine deaminase, with product MKQLAVASKRQIADIVVKNGKIVNVFTHDIIEGDIAITDGKIVGIGAYDGQTVIDAKGKYVCPGLIDGHVHIESSMVTPSEFARVVVPHGVTTVITDPHEIANVSGTKGIEFMLNDSNDIPLDVYVMLPSCVPATTFEHAGATLHAEHLAPFFSHPRVLGLAEVMDYPSLLEGKQPMLAKLAAAMEANKLIDGHLAGLDETAVNVYRSANVHTDHECVTVDEALTRVQRGMYVLIREGSVAKDLHKLLPAVNTYNARRFLFCTDDKHIDELVTEGSIDHHIRLAIQAGMNPLTAIQMATLNAAECYRLYTKGAIAPGYDADFLLVEDLPSFSITHVYKKGALVAENGRATFSVAKATSIDKAITQSVHAKKITKEDVQISFTRGKQANVIQIIPNHLHTKRLMTEVDVEHGVFQPSVERDLLKLVVVERHRGLGVGVGIVNGFQLEKGAIASSIAHDSHNIIAAGTNDDDIINAIEHIKHINGGLAVVESGRVLADLPLEISGLMTAKRFEDVLERLQKIHDALITIGASDEFNPFITLAFLALPVIPELKLTDQGLFDVSSFQFIDVEA from the coding sequence ATGAAACAACTTGCAGTAGCTTCCAAAAGACAAATCGCTGATATTGTTGTGAAAAACGGAAAAATCGTCAATGTTTTTACCCACGATATCATCGAAGGAGACATTGCGATTACCGACGGAAAAATCGTCGGTATCGGTGCATATGACGGGCAAACCGTCATTGACGCAAAAGGAAAATACGTATGTCCTGGACTTATCGACGGACATGTTCATATTGAATCATCAATGGTCACCCCAAGCGAATTTGCTCGCGTCGTCGTTCCACACGGCGTCACCACCGTTATTACGGATCCGCACGAAATTGCGAACGTCTCGGGGACAAAAGGCATTGAATTTATGCTAAACGACTCCAATGACATTCCGCTTGATGTATATGTCATGTTGCCATCATGCGTGCCTGCAACCACTTTTGAACATGCTGGGGCAACGCTTCACGCCGAACATTTAGCCCCATTCTTTTCCCATCCGCGCGTGCTTGGGCTTGCAGAAGTGATGGATTATCCTTCACTTCTAGAAGGAAAGCAACCTATGCTTGCGAAACTAGCCGCTGCGATGGAAGCAAATAAACTGATCGACGGTCATCTAGCTGGACTGGATGAAACAGCTGTGAACGTATACCGAAGCGCCAATGTCCATACTGACCATGAATGTGTCACCGTAGACGAAGCGCTCACTCGCGTTCAACGCGGCATGTACGTTTTAATTCGCGAAGGGTCGGTTGCAAAGGATTTGCATAAACTGCTTCCAGCTGTCAATACGTATAACGCGCGCCGCTTTTTATTTTGCACGGACGATAAACATATTGATGAGCTTGTCACAGAAGGAAGTATCGATCATCATATTCGTCTAGCGATTCAAGCAGGCATGAATCCACTTACAGCTATTCAAATGGCGACATTAAATGCGGCAGAATGTTATCGCCTATATACGAAAGGCGCGATCGCTCCTGGGTACGACGCTGACTTTTTGCTTGTCGAAGATTTACCGTCGTTTTCCATTACGCACGTCTATAAAAAGGGGGCGCTCGTTGCGGAAAACGGACGCGCTACCTTTTCTGTGGCGAAAGCAACTTCGATCGACAAAGCGATTACTCAATCGGTTCATGCCAAAAAGATAACAAAAGAAGATGTGCAAATTTCGTTTACACGCGGAAAGCAAGCAAATGTCATTCAAATTATCCCAAATCATTTGCATACAAAACGGCTCATGACAGAAGTGGATGTTGAACACGGGGTCTTTCAACCATCGGTGGAGCGGGATCTGTTAAAGCTTGTCGTCGTTGAACGTCATCGTGGTCTCGGTGTCGGTGTTGGCATTGTCAACGGCTTTCAACTGGAAAAAGGAGCGATTGCTTCATCGATTGCCCATGATTCACATAACATCATCGCCGCTGGAACGAACGATGACGACATCATCAATGCAATTGAACATATAAAACATATAAACGGTGGACTTGCTGTTGTCGAAAGCGGACGCGTGTTGGCAGACTTGCCGCTTGAAATCAGCGGTCTCATGACAGCGAAAAGGTTTGAAGACGTATTAGAACGACTGCAAAAGATACACGATGCTTTAATAACGATTGGAGCATCAGACGAATTCAATCCATTTATTACGCTCGCCTTTTTAGCGTTGCCAGTCATTCCAGAGCTGAAACTAACCGACCAAGGTTTATTTGACGTTTCATCGTTTCAATTTATAGACGTGGAAGCATAG